One segment of Neobacillus endophyticus DNA contains the following:
- the gntK gene encoding gluconokinase, translated as MKTKYVIGVDIGTTSAKAVLYAKDGKVISNHGIEYPLFSPTPETAEQNPEEIFSAVINTVKKIMQESHVEPKDILCVSFSSAMHSVIAVDQEGKPLTECITWADNRSSDWVEKIKTEMNGHEIYLRTGTPIHPMSPLAKLVWLRNDYSELFSKTYKFISIKEYIFYKLFGKYVVDYSIASSTGLFNIYTLAWDEEALNIAGVTPKQLSEPVPTTYRLTGMNESFAKEMNLLSSTPFVVGAGDGVLSNLGVDAIDPGVVAVTIGTSGAIRAVSDKPITDPKGRIFCYALTENHWVIGGPVNNGGMIFRWARDQLGETEAAAAKRLGKDPYDILTEIADRVTPGADGLLFHPYLAGERAPLWDSNARGSFFGLGMHHKKEHLIRAILEGVIFNLYTVLLALTELIGEPKKIHATGGFARSELWRQMMADIFNQDVYIPESFESSCLGAAILGLYSLGEVDSLNVVSEMVGATYHHTPNSENVAIYEDLTPIYIRVSRLLQQEYESMAAFQKKWV; from the coding sequence ATGAAAACAAAATATGTAATCGGTGTTGATATTGGAACGACCAGTGCTAAAGCTGTTCTTTATGCAAAAGACGGAAAAGTTATTTCAAATCATGGAATTGAATATCCTTTATTTTCTCCAACACCGGAAACGGCGGAACAAAATCCAGAAGAAATTTTTAGTGCCGTAATAAATACGGTGAAGAAAATCATGCAAGAAAGCCATGTAGAGCCTAAAGATATTCTATGTGTGTCATTTAGTTCAGCTATGCATAGTGTTATAGCTGTGGACCAAGAAGGCAAACCGTTAACAGAATGTATAACATGGGCAGATAACCGTAGTTCAGATTGGGTTGAAAAAATTAAAACAGAAATGAATGGACATGAAATTTATTTGCGTACTGGTACGCCGATCCATCCTATGTCACCGCTAGCCAAGTTAGTTTGGTTGAGAAATGATTATTCTGAGTTATTTTCGAAAACTTATAAATTTATTTCCATAAAAGAATATATTTTTTATAAGCTGTTTGGAAAATATGTGGTGGATTACTCGATCGCTTCCTCAACAGGTTTATTTAATATCTATACGTTAGCGTGGGATGAGGAGGCTTTAAATATTGCTGGAGTGACTCCTAAACAGCTGTCTGAACCAGTTCCGACCACTTACAGATTAACCGGAATGAATGAATCTTTTGCAAAAGAAATGAACTTGCTTAGTTCAACCCCATTTGTAGTTGGTGCAGGTGATGGCGTGTTATCCAATTTAGGTGTAGACGCCATTGATCCAGGTGTTGTAGCAGTAACGATCGGGACAAGCGGAGCCATTCGTGCAGTGTCTGACAAGCCGATTACGGATCCGAAAGGTAGAATTTTCTGCTATGCGTTAACAGAAAATCATTGGGTGATTGGCGGCCCTGTTAATAATGGAGGCATGATTTTCCGTTGGGCCAGGGATCAACTGGGTGAAACAGAAGCAGCTGCTGCCAAGCGTTTAGGAAAAGATCCATATGATATATTGACTGAAATAGCCGACCGAGTAACGCCAGGGGCAGATGGATTATTGTTCCATCCATATTTGGCAGGGGAGAGAGCTCCGTTATGGGACTCAAATGCCAGGGGATCATTTTTTGGACTTGGTATGCACCATAAGAAAGAACATCTTATTCGTGCCATCCTTGAAGGGGTAATCTTTAATTTATATACTGTTTTGCTGGCATTGACAGAGTTAATTGGAGAGCCTAAGAAGATTCACGCAACCGGGGGTTTTGCGAGATCAGAGCTATGGCGGCAAATGATGGCAGATATCTTTAATCAGGATGTCTATATTCCGGAGAGCTTCGAAAGTTCATGCTTAGGAGCAGCTATTTTAGGTTTATACAGTTTGGGTGAAGTGGATTCATTAAATGTGGTATCTG
- a CDS encoding GntT/GntP/DsdX family permease: protein MFHLIITLLAIIIVIIGVSVFKWHAFISLTIASLFLAIFSGLSMDKIVSGYETGVGGVLGHLVGILALGTILGKMMAESGAGLQVANFFVKTFGVKKLPWAMMVAGFIIGLPVFFEVGILIVLPLVISLQKTTKQNILLIALPAIAGLSIVHGLVPPHPGAIAAIGIYKANLGKVLMYSILIAIPSVIIAGPLYAKFIHKRVVPEGEPQLIRINMAAKKLPSTGISFFIILLPVILMILSAIAPYTALTDSLKKAFIFIGSPLIALLIACFAAFYFLGIRQGIDKNGIKKLVEDCILPVGSIILIIGAGGGFKQILIDSGVGATIGNMSQHLNLSPLVLAFCIAGLIRIATGSATVALTTAAGIVSPIIQHMSGVNLELLVIVTGAGSLMFSHVNDAGFWMVKEYMGLSVKETFKTWTVLETILSFVAFGVALIVNMFV, encoded by the coding sequence ATGTTTCATCTAATTATTACGTTATTGGCAATCATAATTGTTATTATCGGTGTCTCAGTTTTTAAATGGCATGCTTTCATAAGCTTAACCATTGCAAGTTTATTCCTAGCGATCTTTTCCGGTCTATCAATGGATAAAATCGTAAGCGGATACGAAACAGGTGTTGGCGGTGTTTTGGGCCATTTGGTCGGAATACTAGCGTTGGGGACCATCTTGGGGAAAATGATGGCTGAATCTGGAGCAGGGCTGCAGGTAGCGAACTTTTTTGTCAAAACCTTTGGTGTTAAAAAACTTCCTTGGGCCATGATGGTTGCAGGTTTCATTATCGGTCTTCCAGTATTCTTTGAAGTAGGTATTTTAATTGTTTTGCCATTGGTAATTTCACTTCAGAAAACAACGAAACAAAATATTTTACTCATTGCATTACCTGCCATTGCAGGATTGTCCATTGTACACGGTTTAGTACCTCCGCATCCTGGGGCAATTGCCGCAATTGGCATTTATAAAGCCAACCTTGGTAAAGTTCTAATGTACTCGATTCTTATTGCGATTCCGTCAGTAATTATCGCTGGTCCATTATATGCTAAATTTATTCATAAAAGGGTTGTACCTGAAGGGGAACCTCAGTTAATTAGAATTAATATGGCTGCTAAAAAGCTGCCAAGTACAGGAATTTCATTCTTTATTATTTTACTGCCAGTCATTTTGATGATTTTATCAGCTATTGCACCATATACAGCACTTACCGATAGTTTGAAAAAAGCATTCATCTTTATTGGAAGCCCGCTGATTGCACTTTTGATCGCATGCTTTGCAGCGTTTTATTTCCTTGGCATTCGTCAAGGTATTGATAAAAACGGTATAAAGAAACTTGTAGAAGATTGTATTTTGCCAGTAGGCTCTATCATTTTAATCATTGGTGCCGGCGGCGGTTTTAAACAAATTCTAATCGATAGCGGTGTAGGGGCTACGATCGGAAATATGTCCCAGCATTTGAATTTATCACCGCTTGTTTTAGCTTTCTGTATTGCTGGCCTGATCCGTATTGCAACTGGCTCTGCTACGGTCGCGCTAACAACAGCTGCGGGAATCGTATCACCTATCATTCAACATATGTCAGGTGTTAACCTTGAGCTGCTTGTTATTGTGACAGGAGCTGGATCTTTAATGTTCTCACATGTGAATGATGCAGGCTTCTGGATGGTAAAAGAATACATGGGCCTAAGCGTGAAAGAAACATTCAAAACGTGGACAGTATTAGAAACGATCCTTTCATTTGTAGCTTTCGGAGTGGCATTAATCGTTAATATGTTTGTATAA
- a CDS encoding LLM class flavin-dependent oxidoreductase translates to MQENAEYENTRIEIGLYTLGDLCPDPSTGKTLSAQQRIKEIIAAAKLADEAGLDVFGVGEHHRLDYAISSPPVVLAAIAQQTKHIKLTSATTVLSTVDPVRLFEDFATLDLLSEGRAEIIAGRGAFLESFPLFGFSTNDYDPLFLENLDLFLKLNENERISWNGHFRSSLEDVEIAPRPLQNQIPIWVGIGGTPESAARAGRFGVGMAIAILGGDPARFKPLVDLYRKTGIEAGHPAGNLNVGITGHGYLAKTSQQARDEFYPYYSNYWSIVNRQRGVGGQLSRDDFEELTAPNTPLFVGSPQEIVEKILHQYELFGHTRFLAQMDIGGVPYKNIAKSIELLAFEVAPIVRKEISKSCN, encoded by the coding sequence ATGCAGGAAAATGCAGAATATGAAAATACACGTATCGAAATTGGACTATACACGCTTGGAGATTTATGTCCTGACCCGAGTACAGGAAAAACGTTAAGTGCCCAGCAAAGAATAAAAGAAATCATTGCAGCAGCTAAACTAGCAGATGAGGCTGGACTCGATGTTTTTGGTGTAGGTGAACACCATCGATTAGACTATGCCATTTCCTCACCGCCTGTAGTATTGGCAGCCATTGCCCAGCAAACTAAACATATTAAACTGACAAGTGCCACCACCGTGTTAAGTACTGTTGATCCTGTCAGACTGTTCGAAGATTTCGCCACACTGGATTTACTCTCAGAAGGTCGTGCAGAAATCATCGCAGGCAGGGGCGCTTTTTTGGAGTCCTTCCCGCTTTTTGGTTTTAGTACAAATGACTATGATCCATTATTTTTAGAAAATCTGGATTTATTTTTGAAGCTTAACGAAAATGAGAGAATATCTTGGAACGGACACTTTCGTTCTTCCTTGGAGGATGTCGAAATTGCTCCTCGGCCATTGCAAAACCAGATTCCTATCTGGGTTGGTATTGGAGGTACGCCGGAAAGTGCTGCCCGAGCTGGCAGATTTGGTGTCGGAATGGCAATCGCTATTCTTGGAGGAGATCCAGCAAGATTTAAACCTCTGGTCGATCTATATCGTAAAACGGGCATCGAGGCCGGTCATCCCGCTGGAAATCTCAACGTCGGCATTACGGGACACGGCTATTTAGCAAAGACTTCGCAGCAAGCCAGAGATGAATTTTATCCCTATTATTCAAATTATTGGTCCATCGTAAATCGTCAACGCGGTGTGGGCGGCCAGTTGTCACGAGATGACTTCGAAGAACTAACAGCTCCGAATACACCATTGTTTGTAGGCAGTCCACAAGAAATAGTTGAAAAAATCCTTCATCAATATGAATTGTTTGGTCATACACGATTTCTGGCTCAGATGGATATCGGCGGAGTTCCTTATAAGAATATAGCTAAAAGTATCGAGCTGTTAGCATTTGAGGTTGCTCCGATTGTAAGGAAGGAAATAAGTAAGTCATGTAATTAG
- a CDS encoding MurR/RpiR family transcriptional regulator, giving the protein MSLTCLGAIRSSYHKFSEKEKKIADYILEKPELVIHQAINEVANDLNIADATVFRFSKRIGFKGFQAMKIALASELLMQKRSDQEEPTTNDDEMTLTKKIFNSNIKILQNTLDMIDKHSLKKAIENIHMAKRVEFYGTGRSAVIAMDAAQKFMNAGLRAAAFPDPSFQLMSATHLTKDDVAIFISHSGSNKETMNILKAANAAGAKTIGITAFPKSPISLNVNIGLYTYADGTEYLPLEFASQVAQICLIDALCYHIFQQKSQRTS; this is encoded by the coding sequence ATGTCACTTACTTGCCTAGGAGCCATTCGATCCTCTTACCATAAATTTAGCGAAAAGGAAAAAAAAATCGCCGATTATATATTGGAAAAGCCCGAATTAGTGATACATCAGGCTATTAATGAAGTTGCTAATGATTTAAATATTGCGGATGCAACGGTATTTCGCTTTTCTAAGCGAATCGGATTTAAAGGCTTTCAAGCGATGAAAATTGCACTGGCATCAGAATTATTAATGCAAAAGCGATCGGATCAAGAGGAACCTACCACAAATGATGATGAAATGACCCTTACCAAAAAAATTTTCAATTCCAATATAAAAATACTGCAAAACACATTAGATATGATTGATAAACATTCTTTAAAAAAAGCAATCGAAAATATTCACATGGCAAAACGGGTTGAATTTTACGGCACCGGCAGATCCGCGGTCATCGCCATGGATGCTGCTCAAAAGTTCATGAATGCGGGTTTAAGAGCTGCAGCTTTTCCTGACCCCAGTTTTCAGCTCATGTCAGCTACTCACTTAACAAAAGACGATGTCGCCATCTTTATTTCCCATTCCGGCTCGAATAAAGAAACCATGAATATTTTAAAAGCTGCAAACGCTGCTGGTGCGAAAACGATTGGAATTACAGCGTTCCCAAAATCACCTATCAGTTTAAACGTAAATATTGGCCTTTATACCTACGCAGATGGTACAGAATATTTGCCTTTAGAGTTTGCATCTCAAGTTGCCCAAATTTGCCTTATTGACGCACTATGTTACCATATCTTTCAACAAAAAAGCCAAAGGACTTCATAA